CCCCTGAGCTACCGACGGACCGTCCGATATGCAAGGGTTCGACCATGGACGAACGATTCGAGGTTCAGCGGACGATCGCCGCACCGCCCGCGACGGTGTTCGCGGTGCTGACCGACCCGCGCGGGCACGTGGCGATCGACAGTTCCGGGATGCTGCAGTCGGCCGAGGGCGACCGCGTCGCGAAGGCCGGGGACCGGTTCGTCGTCCACATGGACCGCGAGTCCCTCAACGACTTCCCGCTCGGCAAGTACGACGTCACCGTCGTCATCACCGAGTTCGAACGGGACGCCCACATCCAGTGGACGATCGAGGGCGCGATCAAGCCGCCGATCGAGCACATCTACGGCTACCGCGTGGAGCCCGCCGAGGACGGCGGCAGCCTCGTCACGTCCTACTACGACTGGAGCCAGATCTCCGCGGAGTACCGCGACAAGGGGATCTTCCCCGTCATCCCCGAGGCGGGCCTGCGCGCCACCCTCGGCATCCTCGCCCGGACGGTCGAGCAGCCGCCCCTCGACCTCGCCGCGCTCACCGCCGGCTGACCGGCGGCCGGACCCGCCGGACGGGCGGCCGGACGGCCGTCAGAAGAACGCGGGCCCGCGGCGCAGGCGGGTCTCGTGCAGCATCCGCTGGACGTTCTCGCGCACATGGTCGGTGATCTCGAAGACCGTCATCGGGTCGTCGGCGTCGTCGGCCTCGTAGTCGTCCAGGTACATCGGCTCCCCGAAGGCGATCATCCACTTGGACGGCAGCGGCACGAGCCCCGCGGGGCCCAGCAGCGGGAACGTCGGCGTCACCGGGAAGTACGGGAGGCCGAGCAGCCGCGCCAGCGGCCGCAGATCGGCGATCTTCGGGTAGATCTCCTCGGCGCCGACGATCGCGCACGGCACGATCGGGACGCCCGCGCGCAGCGCCGTCCCGACGAACCCGCCCCGGCCGAACCGCTGCAGCTTGTAGCGGTCGGCGAACGGCTTGCCGACGCCCTTGTACCCCTCGGGGAACACGCCGACGAGTTCGCCCTTGCCGAGGAGGCGGGCGGCGTCGGCCTGGCAGGCGAGCGTGTGCCCCGCCTTGCGGGACAGGTGGCCGAGGACGGGCACCTGGTAGATCAGATCGGCGCCCAGCAGCCGCACGTCGCGCTCCGCGTGGTCGTGCAGCGCGACCGCGAGCATCAGCCCGTCCAGGGGCAGCGTCCCGGAGTGGTTCGCGACGATCAGCGCGCCGCCGTCCG
The nucleotide sequence above comes from Actinomadura algeriensis. Encoded proteins:
- a CDS encoding lysophospholipid acyltransferase family protein; this translates as MNAHHEAEEGARVIPLATARERDGGGAGGGRDARHPARRDGEHADAPGRAASVLEPGSLERRVASGLEFLGRRLTGDYEVDEFGFDPEFNGTVLLPAARALYERWFRVELAGVENVPADGGALIVANHSGTLPLDGLMLAVALHDHAERDVRLLGADLIYQVPVLGHLSRKAGHTLACQADAARLLGKGELVGVFPEGYKGVGKPFADRYKLQRFGRGGFVGTALRAGVPIVPCAIVGAEEIYPKIADLRPLARLLGLPYFPVTPTFPLLGPAGLVPLPSKWMIAFGEPMYLDDYEADDADDPMTVFEITDHVRENVQRMLHETRLRRGPAFF
- a CDS encoding SRPBCC family protein, whose translation is MDERFEVQRTIAAPPATVFAVLTDPRGHVAIDSSGMLQSAEGDRVAKAGDRFVVHMDRESLNDFPLGKYDVTVVITEFERDAHIQWTIEGAIKPPIEHIYGYRVEPAEDGGSLVTSYYDWSQISAEYRDKGIFPVIPEAGLRATLGILARTVEQPPLDLAALTAG